DNA sequence from the Leptospiraceae bacterium genome:
CTGTAAATTCTTAGTTTCTATTATAATTGACAAACATTATTTCTGTATAGTATTTTGTGAAACAATTTTTCACTTTCGCCTTTCAATTTTTTGTTGTCTTTATAGGAAAAAAGACAGTAAGGTATAAAATAATAGTGAATATTTCGATTTAACCAGCTTATAAGAACTTTTCGGAAAAGGGTCTCCTTACATGATGCAGATATTTACTATATGTAATTTTAGTTGAGGTAATAAAATTAAAAAGAGGTAAAAAATGATGAATATTCCAATAAAAGTAAAAGAAAGAATACAATTAGGATTTAAGAAATTTCAAAGTGTAATCAAAAATGCAAAAGATAATGATGTAAATGAATCAAATACAGTTGTAATAATTACAGATATGCTGAGTGATATTTTTGGCTATGATAAATATTTGGAAGTGACAACTGAGCTTGCTACAAAATCGGGAAATTATTGTGATCTCGCAATTAAAATTGATAACAAAATTAAATTAATAATAGAAGTAAAAAGTATAGGAACCGAACTAAAGGATAATCACATTAAGCAAGCCGTAGATTACGGTGTAAATTTGGGAGTTGACTGGGTAGTTCTTACTAATGGAAATCATTGGTTGGTATATAAAGTAATATTTGCAAAACCAGTAGACAAAGAATTAGTTTATGATTTTAAATTTTTAGAAATGAATTTAAAACAACAATCTGATATTGAGAGTTTATTCTATCTTTCAAAAGAAGGACTTGGTAAATCAACATTAGAAGAATTTCACGCTCAGAGGCAGGCATTAAGTCGATATTTTATTAGCCAAATGATATTATCTAATGGAATATTAGAAAATCTAAGGAGAGAATTACGTAAAATAAGTCCAGGAATTAAGATAGAAATCAATGATATAAAGAATGTTATAACTGAAGAAATATTTAAAAGAGAAGTCACCGAAAATGAGAAAGCTGAAGAAGCAAAGAAATTAATCTTGAAAGTGTATAAAGATATAGACAGGCAAAAAGCTAAGGAGCAAAAAAAGAAAGGTATTGAACGTTCAGACTCAAATAATTCTTCGTTAGAAAATAATTCCAACGAGATAAATAATTTTGAATAAAGTTGTTTAGAAAATCGTTGATTCTTGATGTATGATGAGCTATTGCACACTCTCTTGCCCGCTCAAACGGAAGATGCGAAACGCACTTCCGCTTTCAAAGGCAATGTCGTCTATGCTCGTGACGTTCTGTGTAATGCCATTTTGGCTATATAATCAAATATCCATGAATTATACAATTAATCCAAAACTAATCAAAGATTTTAGAGAAAAAGTAAACGAGGACTTTGTTTTTGAAAAATATAAAAATGTAAATGGAAAAAACCATTGGAACATTATTTGTTCATGTATGGATTGGATAGATGTTGCTGTTTCATTTATTCAAGATTATGGCTCCGACACTAAAAATATTGATGTTTTGAGCATGGACACATATTCATATATCTCCTCAATCGATATAATACATGAGGCAGTGACACAATTACACCGGGTGTTTATTCCTAACCAATCGATTCCTTTCAAAGGAAAAAAATATATATTCAAAAATAACAATATATGTGGTAGCGACAATGAATATTTCAAAGAGATACGAGCTGCCTTCGGAGCTCACCCAGTAAATATAAAAAACAAACATGGGAAAAGGTATGCGAGTTGGCCTACCGATAGACTTTCCAAAAATGACGATGATTTTTCTTTACTTCTTTACAGTGAAGAAATTGAACAGAATGACATAGAATTTGGATTTAAATTCGATGAACTCAATCGATTTTTACAAGAACGATACGAATATTTAAATCATATTATAGTTGCTATAGACGAACAGTATGAATTGCATAAAAAAAAATACAGCTTAACTATAGTTAAAGAAAGCCATGATATACAGACTCAACTTCAATTTTTAAAAGAAGAAAATATCAGCAGATTTAATAATGAGTATTACGATTTCGCAATAAATGTACTATTAAGAATTTTCAACCACAACATAATTGCAGAGAATCTCATTGAGAAAGAGGCCGAATACAAAAATAAACTACAGGAACTGATCAGGGAAATCATGAGCAACCTTCAAAATATGAATCTTGCAGATCTTGAATACGACAATATTCTTAACCCTGATTACCCTTCGGCGATTAGCTATTCAGTTGGTAAAGTATTTGTTTGGCTTGATTCATCAAATGATCCGCTGATTGACTTTCATTTACAAGAGATAAATCAGTATTCATCCGGGGAATATAATTTTGATAAGAATCAACCAATAGATGAATTATTTCTGAAGCTAAAATTGCTTCTGTATTATGAAAATTGTAAAATATAAATGGCACTGCACATAACTGTCTTTTTCCCGCTGTGTCGGGCAGAGCCCTCCTTGACCTCGCCCTCTCCGCTTCGCTTCCGCCTCGTTCTTTCCTTAAGAGAGGGGATAGCTCAGTAGTAGAAGGACAGCAAGCGGATCGCGAAATTTTTCGATAGAATGTTGGCTTACAAGAGATGTCTAAAAAATAAAGGTGAAACTTATGACTGATTTATTATTAATTTCAAAGTTTCAGACAATGCCGGAAGAGCTAAAAAAAGAAGCTTTACATTATTTTGATTATCTGCTGATGAAGTACTATGAATCTATAGAGAAAACTCCCCGCCCGGTATTTGGGAGTGCAAAAGGAAAATATGAACTTATGCCGGATTTTGATGAGCCACTGGAAGATTCTGGTGATTAGAAAATATACTGAATGATAAATAAAAAGGATTAACAATGTTCAAAAGTATCAATATAAAAAACTTTCGTTCTTTTAAAGAACTAAAAGAAGACAGATTCACCAGAATCAACTTGATTACCGGACGGAATAACTGTGGAAAAACATCCTTTTTAGAAGCTCTGCTTTTACTCGGCTCCGTAAATGAAATTGCTCTTTCGGTTGCTATTGATAATTTTCGTGGATTGAAACATAAAAAGCCGGGAGATTTTAAGTTTCTTTTTCATGGATTAGAGTCAGTTAATCAAATTGAAATTTCCGGAAATATGGAAAAGAATGTTCGCAAGTTAAGTATTTCTTTAGAAACGAAAGAAGAAGAGTATATTGATCCTACGAATATCAGCTCTACGATAAATCAGGAAGAAAATGCTGTTTTAGTGTATAAAATAGAAGAAGGTAGTACATCTGAAAATGTAAAATTGCTTTCTGAAATCAAAAATAACAACCTTTCTTATCAAAAGCTTCCGAATGGTAAAAAAACTTTTTCGGAGAAGTCACTTTATTTAAAATCCAGTCTACCTTTAAACTTTATCACTCAATTAGACGAATTGATTCGTACTAAAGAGGAAAAAATCATCATAGATGTGATTCAAAAAATCGACAAAGATGTAGTGGATATAAGCATCGGTGAGGGTAACACGGTATATGTGGATGTAAGTAAAAAACATCTCTATCCGATAAACATTGTGGGAGACGGAGTGGAAAAAATCATCCAATACATAGCTGCCTTGAGTAATTTTAAAAATGGAACTGTATTAATCGACGAAATAGAAAATGGCTTACATATAGATTCTGTCCAACACTTCTGGAAAGCTCTTGTGGAGTTAAGTCATAGAAACAATTTCCAAATTTTCGCAAGCACTCACAGTATAGATATAATGAAAGGTCTCGCAAATATTTCTACAGAAGAAAGCCCGATTGCAGAAGAGGAATTTTCATATTTCAACATGCGGAAATTAGAAAAAGAAACAAAAATGTACCGCTATACAATGGATGAGCTAAGAAACTCTCTAGAAAATAATATCGAGGCTAGATAATGAAAGTCTATGTAGAAGATAACTTGACTTATTATTTCATCAAGGCTTTATGCGAGAAAATATCTCTATCCTTAACTTCCATAGATGTTATGGGAAATGACAGCTATGAAAAATTATTGCCTCAGTTTCAAAAAAATACAGACGAAGGATTATTATCTGTAATCATTTTGGACAGTGATAATGATACACACAAAGATAAAAAAGGATTTATAAATAAAAAAAGTGCTATAGAAGATTTTATCAAAGATAATAATCTGAAAATGAAATACTTCCTGATGCCCAACCACGGAGACGATGGAGCAATCGAAGACTTACTTCTAAGTATCATTAATCCTGAATATGCAGAAGTTTTAAACTGCTTTGATAATTATGTTACCTGTCTCGAAAAATCAGAGAAGAAATATCAGTCTCCTATTATAAAGTCCAAATATTTTGCCTATCTCGATGCTTTTCCGAAATCAAATAAGGAAGAGGAACGAATGAAAAAGGGAGATGTTTTTAGGGAAAGTTTAAAATATTGGAATATGGAAAGTAAGAATTTAGATCCTATGAAAGAGTTTTTGTTGCAATGTCCAGAAGCACTATTATGAAAAATAAACTTAAAATAAAAACTACAGAGTTAATAAAGGTAATTCAAACCAATCAGGCTGAATTTCCCAAATATACAACCCAGCTTATCAATTTAGCCAACCAAAATGCACAGGGAACAAGACCGAAAATAGTCGGGCAAATGTCTGAATTGATACAGGAATTTGATGGAGACAATTTTGATGACTGGGAAAACTGGTATATAGATAAATATCCAAAGGCAATCGAAAATGCAACCGATAGAATTTTTGAAATGATAACTAATCTAAAAGAAGCGATTCAGCATGTGGACAGAGATTTGGTTGAAAAATGGGTACATGACCTTGTAGTTGTAAAAACTTTCATTGGCTTAAAATTCCAAAAAATACTGCTACAGAAAATAGCAGAAAAATATGAGGTAGAGTATAAGGCCTCTACTCCACAAGAAGAATCAAAAGGAATCGATGGTTATATAGGAAAAATTCCTGTATCTATAAAACCGGATACATATAAAATAAAAAATCAACTGAATGAAAAAATTGAGGTCCCGATTATCTATTATACAAAAGTCAAAGATGGAATTTCTGTTGATTTAGAAGAATTAAATAATAGGATTGCGAATGGATGAATTTATTAACCGTTTAGATACTGATTTTTTCCGTAATACAAACAGAGCATGGAATGATTTAATGCTGAATGACCCATGGAGTGTTGGATATGTGTCTTCCCTAATAGAGTCTGAGCATTTCATTAAAAAAGAAGATTGGGAAAGTTTTTATTATAATTCGGGAAAGAAAAGAAGTCAACTCTTATCCAATCATCCAAAAATAGAGTTGTTAAACGACATTTATATATTATTAAATAATAAACAAGCTATCAATAATTTAGATTGGGATACAAAGAATCTAAATTATAATTATGGTAGAACTCAGAATGATTTTCAAAAGAAAGGAGAAATTCTTTATAATGAATTGGTTAACCATTATGACTCTATCAATCTTGAAGATTGTATAGAAGCTGTTCGATTTAGGGTTATTTGTGAGACATGGAATGGAATAATTTTAAGAGAAAGAAAAACTATAGAAAATTTAAAAAAATTATTTCCAGATTTTAAATTTCAAAAAACGGAAGGTGCATTTGATTATAAATATGCTGTAGACTATTTAGTTTATGATAATGAGGAAACAACAAAACTTGGAATACAGATAAAGCCTCAGTCTTATCAAATAGGTAAAGGAAACTTTTTAAGAAATGCAAAAACTGCCAATCAAAAGAAGAATAACTTATTCATAAAAGATTATGATTGCAGTGTGGTCTATATTTATTCAAAAACAGATGGAAGTATCATCAACGGGGAGGTTATTGCGGAAATAGAAAAGATTTTAAAACAAAGTTAATTCTTTCTCTTTTTTCTTTCCATTACCATTCGGGAAATTATAAGTAGGTGTATTTAATAATTCAGAATACTTTACTTCAATATCATCATTATTTTGAATAGACTCCACCTCATTGATTATAAGTTCTTTTTCCTGAGATGTCATTACCGGAAAATTCATTTTATCATTATGATGTTTTATTTCCTTACCGGACTCCAACCTATTCTTAACAAACTCTCTATGCTTCTCTATTCTTTTATGTAAGTATTCATTTAAAGAATTTTTATAGGAATCGGTATTCTCTAAAAATTCTTTTTTAAAATAAGGTTCTAATTCAATACCGATACTATTTCTTTCTGAAGCGATAGCAGCTAACGTTGTTGTTCCGGTTCCCCAAAAAGGATCTAACACTGTATCGCCTTTACACGAATACATATTAATCAATCTATAAACCAGTTCAAAAGGATAAGCAGCACTTCTGTTTCTCGTTTCCGTATTTTTAATGAGTTGTTTGGTACCTTTCACATCTTCCCATATATCGGAAAACCAAATATTTCGTTCTTCCCAAAAATAAGAACTTTCGCGACGAATATCTTTTTGTTTATTATTAAAATTCTTTTTGGTTCCTTTACGAAAAATTAAAATGTATTCATGTTCGAGGGTTACATAAGCACCGGCAGGAAGCATACCGGAACCCATAAATTTATTAGGAGCGTTAGTTTGTTTTCTCCAGAGAATATTTGGTAGATTTTTAAAGTCAAGCTGTAAACACTTTTGAATAATTCTTGCATGGTTGGAAAACAATTGAAAATCACCATTAATGGTACGGGTAGCATCTCCAATATTTATAATTAAAAAGCCACCATCTTTAATGGAATGATACAAAGATTCCCAAACTTTATCCATCTCCTGATTCATAAGTTCAAACGCCAATGAAGGATTTTGTTCCAATATCTTTTGAATATCGGTATTCATTTTAAAAAAAAGCTCATCCCACATCTGGATCATCGGATAAGGAGGTGAAGTTACAACCAGATCAATAGAATCAGGTTCAACTATTTCTGATAAGGATCTTGAGTCATGAATTAGTATTTTGTGATTGGAGGAAACCATAGGATATTCCAAGACCTTTATAAAAAAAGTGACATCATTTGAAAAGTAAAAGAAATTTTATCCCTCAAATCCCCTTAAAAAACTTCTCAAAACTCACTCGCATGCCCTTATAAAGCTTTTCTAAGGTCTCCACACGTGCAATAATAGCTGTTAATCTCCGCACCGGAAAGCTCCGAGAGCTTCTCCTGGGTCATCCCCTTTGCCTGTCGCAATTCATGGATTCTACCACCCACAACAGAATTTATTTAAGCAGTATAATGTATCTCCCTTTCAAGAAACGGAAGAGGATATTTCTGCTTGGTTGGATAATTAATGAAATATTTAAAATAATTTATCCAATCATTGAATAACTACAATCTAATAATAGGGATGAAAATATGAGTATTGGCCTTGCATCCTATATGTATGTAGGCTTTTCGATAATAGGAAGAATCATAAAACGGAAGTCGAAAAATCAATAAAGAAAAAATATGCGGATATCCTTATATCTCTTCTCTCTATTACGGGTAGTCTCTGGCAATTTATGAGTTCATAAGGAAGAAATTTTAAGAACAAAGCCAACATTCCCCCTGCTGTAAAGCATAAAAAAGACTCCAAAAACCACTTGCACTTATAGTTTTACCCGATGTGGAATACAGAGACTTCAGTCATTACAAAAGCCGTCCTTTCCTGTACTCTTCCCACCCCCGCTATGAAGAGTTCAGTTTCTGTTTTTTTACAGTTCGAAATAAAAACAGCATAAAGAAAAAAGCTTTTTAAAAAGCTAAGGTCTGATAAGAATGGATTCCGTCTAAGTACAGAGGTTAGGAAAATGTTAAAAACCATCTATTTTGTTATAAGTCTTTTTATTTTATCCTGTGATTTCGGTTTAAAAAATGAAAGTTCTTTAGAACTGGCCTTATCTCGATTCTTGAGCCTGGCGAGCAGTTCTTCAAATCCTACCGTCATGTCGGTCATATATCCTTCAGCAGAATTAAGTCTGACAGTAGGGGTTTCGAATCTATTCGCCCCCACACAGGCCGACAATGTCAGTTCTTTCCAGATTACACCTAATTTACCGGAAGGCTTAAGCTTTGATACTCTCACCGGGACGATAAGCGGGACTCCGACAGCGGCTTTGAGTAGAACCGAATTTACCATCACAGCCACTCGAACAGGAGAAGTTCAACAACAACAGCTCTTTATTACAGTTACAGACCCCGCTGCACAGACAGTAACAACTCCCTTATCGATACGATACCCGGCAACTTATACATCTTACCAATATTCTCCGATTACCATTTCTCCTACTCTTACAGGAACTCTCAACTCCTGCTCTATCAGCCCGGCTCTGCCTTCCGGTTTGAGTTTAAATACAACAAATTGCATTATTAGCGGAAGTTCCTCTACTGAGCTTGTCAGCACTACTTATACTATTACAGCTAAGAACGATACAGAGATAGCCACATCATCTATAACTATATCCATTCAAAAAGTAAGCCTCATCACCCTTGACTTTCCTATCAGCTCTTATACCTACGATACAAGCCAGACAATTTCTATTAGACCTACAACCACAGGAACAATATCTTCCTGTTCAGCAAGTCCGAGTTTACCTTCCGGGCTTACATTGGATACAACAAGCTGTGCTATAAGCGGAACTGCTACGACAACACAGAGTTCAACCTCTTATACCCTTACGGCTTCCAATTCGACTTACTCAGTTAGCAAAACTATAAACTTAACCATAAATCCCGGCTTCAGTTATACCTATACCCGACTTACTTATCTTGTTTATTCAAGCAGTGATACGGTATCTCCTACCTATACCATGCCCTCCGATACTATTTGTAGTATATCTCCTACTCTTCCTTCCGGTCTCAAATTCGATAAGACGACCTGTTCTATTAGCGGAATTCCCGATACTCTTTACAACAGTTCAATAAAGCATACAGTCACAGCAATCAACAGCAATGGAACCTATACAGCTACTCTTTCCATAAGTGTATCGGAAGGAACAAATTGTGGAGGAAGTATAAGCCCCTGTCAGGAAAATTAAGATAGGATTTGTTCCTCTCTTTTTTCCCCGTCAACGATTCCTATAAACTTGAAATGATTTAGATTTTTATAATATACTACTTTCAGTAAGGAGAAATCTCGAATTTCTTTATATCCCGTATTTAACTTGTTACAGATTAGTGGAAAAGCGTGATTAACCAATACATCTTTAGTTGTTTTTCTTAATTCACGGGGCACGACATTAACCCTGAGTTCCCAATGCTGTCTGTAATAATTCTCTTCTTCCTGCTTTTTAGAAGAAAAAATATTGGCTCTTCTTCCTACATAGGATATAGAGAATATCTCAACTTCATTATATTCTTTTCTCCATAACGCATGAGAGCTATAAAAACTCAGTCGGTATTCTTTTATTTCCTTTTGTTCCTGAAAGGCACTTGAAATAACTTCAGCACCTACAGGATAGGAAAATTCCTTAGGAGTTTTGGTTTTATATAAGGTAGGTATAATATATTCTTCCATACGGCTTTGACATAAATCAGGAATCCAAAAAATTCTTTACAGTACGGATAAAAAGTTCTTTTTCTTCCATCATAGGAATGTGTGCACTTTCTTCGAAATAAACCAGATCGATTTCTGTTTGATTTTTTGAAATGGCTTCAAATTGAGAGGGAGAAACTACCTTATCCTTTCTTCCCGCAATGAGAAGAGTAGGCACCTGATACTGATCTAATAAATGAAGTATATCAGCTTTATCTAATATTTCAAGATAACGATTCACCATTCTGACATTATTTTCTTTAAAATACTCATGGTATTCCCTTAAAAATTCTTTCATTCCCTCTATTGCAATTAGTTTTTTAGGTTCAGCAGCTCCCTGACTAAACCAGGTTTCTATCAAGCCGGGAAACAATTTTATAAGATCAATGGTTCCGTAATTTATAAAGGAAAGTCCGAAATCATTGGCAAGTTTCGCCGGGTATAAAAGACCACGCACCGGACCGTGGGCCGGGGGACAAACCACAACGGCTTTCTCCACAAATTCAGGAAACATCGCTGCAATCCCGAGTGCAACAAAAGCACCTGCCGAATGCCCTATTAACCGTATACGTTCCGTATTTAAGGCTTTTTGTATGGCTTCTTTCTGGGTTACAAAAAGGCGTTCTTCGTCAAAATGTTTATAAAATGCCGGCGAGACCTTGGAATGATAATGACCCAAAAGATCAAAATTTACACAGGGATAATCGGGTGTGAAATCAGGCAGACAATAATTCCAAAAAAAGCGAACCGAACACCAACCATGCAGAAAAACAAGTGGAGTTCCTTCACGTTCATTACATTTTTCATATGTAAAACTGTAGTTGTCAATTCTTACTGTTTCATCCATTCTTATACCACCAAAATTATTTAAATGAAATCCAAAACATTTCCTTTATAGAATATACTAATAATAGAGCAATCATCACTAAAGTTTCCCTTTTCTTCCAATTTTTGTACTATTCGGTTTAAATCCCCTTCTGCTTCTTCAATAACAGATAAAATTCGAAATTCATCATTATCTATGATCCGAGCTTGATCTTTAGAAATGAGTAGATCGTCCTTTCCGTCACTACCGATAAAAATTGTATCTCCTTTTTCTAAAAGGAATTCATCGATATATTCCAGTTGACCGGCACCGGGAGAGCCTAATTTCTCTCCATTATGTTTCTCATTTAGAAATAAAGCTTTATTATCTCTCAGCAGAATTGGGAAGGGATGTTCAGCATTAATATATAACATTTTTCCTGTATTCTCATCAATCACTCCAAAAATACAGGAAACCATCATAAGACCTTCAAACGATTGAAAGATATTATTCAATTCTCCAAAACAAATGATCAACCATTCATAAGGATCCATATAGCCACCCGAATCCTGGTATCGGTTTAAGAAGGAATTGATTACCGAACTCAAAACCAAAACCCCTCCTGCACCCTGCATCGACTTTCCCATGGCATCCGCATTCATAAAAAAAATATAGTTCTCTTCACCCAGAAATATATTACGTATAATGCATATATCGCCACCCAGTTCTGCTTTCGCACCTCTAAACTCAAATTCTTTATACTGCTTAATAAATACCTCTATACTAAGATTAGAGCTTTTAAAATCAATAATAGATAGGGGTTCAATTAAAATTGAGGTTAAAAAATAATCTCCATCCTGCTTTTCTTTCAAGGTTTGTATTTCTTTTAAACTATGTTCCGATTCTTTATTCTTATCATGAAACTGCTGATACACTGAATTTACAACTTTATTCGTTACAATTACAGAAAGTAGAAGCATAATTAAAGAAAGGATCGCTGAGTTAATACTAAATACTAAATTTGTATTGTAGAAAAGATTAACCAGCGGCAAAAACTTTAAATGCACAAGGAACAATAGAATACCAAATAAAATAAAAGAGACATAAGCAACATAAAGCCCGCGTTCTTTATATATATCAATAGAGCTTACAGTTACGGTAAGTATATAAGCCATTTGCAGAGGGGAATAATAAAGACCGGTAAGATAAACAGCAATGCTGATGAAAAATAGGTCAACAGTTGAGATTATGTACCAGGAGATCGGATTTCTGTGGTAGATTGAATAAAAAAACTCAATGTAGAAAAGCCAGCTCAGACTAAAGAAGAAACTCAAAGCAGAAATTACAAGCAAATTCGGGATTTGATAGTAAAAGGATAGAAATAAGAGAGCAAAACTTCCGGAGAGCCTTGCTATATTACTGGGCCTGGAATTTCGTATATTAGTTCTAAAATCTATTGCATCCAACTTTAGTTTGCTCATGGCCTGTTTCTAACAAAACTGAATAATCCTTAAAATGGCAAGGCTTTTCTCTTTTTTTGTAAAATAGATTCGATGATTCTCTAAAAAAATAAAGCTTGCTTCCCATCGAATATCAAAAAAAAACAATTCTTATGAAATTTATTTTCATTTTCCTGTTTATCCTGCTTCATTCTTGCATTTTTTTACAGAAAGATTTATCGAAGGAAGAATATTTTTTGTTTCAGCAAAACGAGCGCTATGGATACAAAACAATAAGTGGTAAGATCGCAATCAAACCGGAATACATGGTGGCTCAAAACTTTCGTAATGGCCAGGCTTTTGTTGCAGATAGGGACAAATGGATGCTCATTAATAAGAAGAACCGGATAATTCTCTTACCTTTACCCGAAGACAATTTCCCGGATGATTACAGGGAAGGTCTGGCCAGATTTATTCAAAATGATAAGATTGGTTTTTTTAATGAAGCAGGTGAAATCATTATTCCGGC
Encoded proteins:
- a CDS encoding type I restriction enzyme HsdR N-terminal domain-containing protein: MNIPIKVKERIQLGFKKFQSVIKNAKDNDVNESNTVVIITDMLSDIFGYDKYLEVTTELATKSGNYCDLAIKIDNKIKLIIEVKSIGTELKDNHIKQAVDYGVNLGVDWVVLTNGNHWLVYKVIFAKPVDKELVYDFKFLEMNLKQQSDIESLFYLSKEGLGKSTLEEFHAQRQALSRYFISQMILSNGILENLRRELRKISPGIKIEINDIKNVITEEIFKREVTENEKAEEAKKLILKVYKDIDRQKAKEQKKKGIERSDSNNSSLENNSNEINNFE
- a CDS encoding DUF2281 domain-containing protein, whose protein sequence is MTDLLLISKFQTMPEELKKEALHYFDYLLMKYYESIEKTPRPVFGSAKGKYELMPDFDEPLEDSGD
- a CDS encoding AAA family ATPase, translated to MFKSINIKNFRSFKELKEDRFTRINLITGRNNCGKTSFLEALLLLGSVNEIALSVAIDNFRGLKHKKPGDFKFLFHGLESVNQIEISGNMEKNVRKLSISLETKEEEYIDPTNISSTINQEENAVLVYKIEEGSTSENVKLLSEIKNNNLSYQKLPNGKKTFSEKSLYLKSSLPLNFITQLDELIRTKEEKIIIDVIQKIDKDVVDISIGEGNTVYVDVSKKHLYPINIVGDGVEKIIQYIAALSNFKNGTVLIDEIENGLHIDSVQHFWKALVELSHRNNFQIFASTHSIDIMKGLANISTEESPIAEEEFSYFNMRKLEKETKMYRYTMDELRNSLENNIEAR
- a CDS encoding MjaI family restriction endonuclease; protein product: MKNKLKIKTTELIKVIQTNQAEFPKYTTQLINLANQNAQGTRPKIVGQMSELIQEFDGDNFDDWENWYIDKYPKAIENATDRIFEMITNLKEAIQHVDRDLVEKWVHDLVVVKTFIGLKFQKILLQKIAEKYEVEYKASTPQEESKGIDGYIGKIPVSIKPDTYKIKNQLNEKIEVPIIYYTKVKDGISVDLEELNNRIANG
- a CDS encoding MjaI family restriction endonuclease — encoded protein: MDEFINRLDTDFFRNTNRAWNDLMLNDPWSVGYVSSLIESEHFIKKEDWESFYYNSGKKRSQLLSNHPKIELLNDIYILLNNKQAINNLDWDTKNLNYNYGRTQNDFQKKGEILYNELVNHYDSINLEDCIEAVRFRVICETWNGIILRERKTIENLKKLFPDFKFQKTEGAFDYKYAVDYLVYDNEETTKLGIQIKPQSYQIGKGNFLRNAKTANQKKNNLFIKDYDCSVVYIYSKTDGSIINGEVIAEIEKILKQS
- a CDS encoding site-specific DNA-methyltransferase; protein product: MVSSNHKILIHDSRSLSEIVEPDSIDLVVTSPPYPMIQMWDELFFKMNTDIQKILEQNPSLAFELMNQEMDKVWESLYHSIKDGGFLIINIGDATRTINGDFQLFSNHARIIQKCLQLDFKNLPNILWRKQTNAPNKFMGSGMLPAGAYVTLEHEYILIFRKGTKKNFNNKQKDIRRESSYFWEERNIWFSDIWEDVKGTKQLIKNTETRNRSAAYPFELVYRLINMYSCKGDTVLDPFWGTGTTTLAAIASERNSIGIELEPYFKKEFLENTDSYKNSLNEYLHKRIEKHREFVKNRLESGKEIKHHNDKMNFPVMTSQEKELIINEVESIQNNDDIEVKYSELLNTPTYNFPNGNGKKKEKELTLF
- a CDS encoding putative Ig domain-containing protein, with translation MLKTIYFVISLFILSCDFGLKNESSLELALSRFLSLASSSSNPTVMSVIYPSAELSLTVGVSNLFAPTQADNVSSFQITPNLPEGLSFDTLTGTISGTPTAALSRTEFTITATRTGEVQQQQLFITVTDPAAQTVTTPLSIRYPATYTSYQYSPITISPTLTGTLNSCSISPALPSGLSLNTTNCIISGSSSTELVSTTYTITAKNDTEIATSSITISIQKVSLITLDFPISSYTYDTSQTISIRPTTTGTISSCSASPSLPSGLTLDTTSCAISGTATTTQSSTSYTLTASNSTYSVSKTINLTINPGFSYTYTRLTYLVYSSSDTVSPTYTMPSDTICSISPTLPSGLKFDKTTCSISGIPDTLYNSSIKHTVTAINSNGTYTATLSISVSEGTNCGGSISPCQEN
- a CDS encoding alpha/beta hydrolase, which translates into the protein MDETVRIDNYSFTYEKCNEREGTPLVFLHGWCSVRFFWNYCLPDFTPDYPCVNFDLLGHYHSKVSPAFYKHFDEERLFVTQKEAIQKALNTERIRLIGHSAGAFVALGIAAMFPEFVEKAVVVCPPAHGPVRGLLYPAKLANDFGLSFINYGTIDLIKLFPGLIETWFSQGAAEPKKLIAIEGMKEFLREYHEYFKENNVRMVNRYLEILDKADILHLLDQYQVPTLLIAGRKDKVVSPSQFEAISKNQTEIDLVYFEESAHIPMMEEKELFIRTVKNFLDS
- a CDS encoding serine/threonine-protein phosphatase, coding for MSKLKLDAIDFRTNIRNSRPSNIARLSGSFALLFLSFYYQIPNLLVISALSFFFSLSWLFYIEFFYSIYHRNPISWYIISTVDLFFISIAVYLTGLYYSPLQMAYILTVTVSSIDIYKERGLYVAYVSFILFGILLFLVHLKFLPLVNLFYNTNLVFSINSAILSLIMLLLSVIVTNKVVNSVYQQFHDKNKESEHSLKEIQTLKEKQDGDYFLTSILIEPLSIIDFKSSNLSIEVFIKQYKEFEFRGAKAELGGDICIIRNIFLGEENYIFFMNADAMGKSMQGAGGVLVLSSVINSFLNRYQDSGGYMDPYEWLIICFGELNNIFQSFEGLMMVSCIFGVIDENTGKMLYINAEHPFPILLRDNKALFLNEKHNGEKLGSPGAGQLEYIDEFLLEKGDTIFIGSDGKDDLLISKDQARIIDNDEFRILSVIEEAEGDLNRIVQKLEEKGNFSDDCSIISIFYKGNVLDFI
- a CDS encoding WG repeat-containing protein; translated protein: MKFIFIFLFILLHSCIFLQKDLSKEEYFLFQQNERYGYKTISGKIAIKPEYMVAQNFRNGQAFVADRDKWMLINKKNRIILLPLPEDNFPDDYREGLARFIQNDKIGFFNEAGEIIIPAEFDFAQPFKRGKARVNMGCVKKLKEGNYKCKGGKWFYINKQGKKIR